The region TCCTGAGCATCTGAAATATGTATTTTTTGGGAAGGTAATACCCTACCAGTCATAATCTCCAATAGACTCTCCACACATGAAGAGGAAAGTTTGGTTCATATACTAAAAAGTCATAAGGAGGCAATTGGCTGGACCATTGCAGACTTAAAAGGGATAAGCCCTTTGACGTTCACACACAAGATCTACTTGGAGAAAGACACGAAATCGAGGCGAGAGGCGCAAAGACGGCTAAATCTGAATATGATAGAGgtagtaaaaaagaaaataatcaagCTTCTGGATGCTGACGTAATTTACCCTATTTCTGATAGTAGGTGGGTAAGTCCGGTTCAAGTCGTGCCTAAGAAAACGGGCgtgacagtaaagaaaaatgTTGAAGGTGACTTGGTACCTACCCGAGTACAAAATGGGTGGCGCACattgattacaggaagttgaactCATACAGTAGAAATgatcatttccctcttccttttatagatcaaatgcttgaaagattagctggaaaaactcacttttgttgtcttgatggatactcaggtttCTTTCAAATTCCAGTCGCACCGGAGGACCAagaaaagaccacttttacatACCCATTCGGTACATTTGCGTGCAAAAGGATGCCATTTGGTCTTTGCAATGCGCCGGCCACCTTCCAAAGatgcatgatgagtatattttctgaatatgtggaaaaaattatcgaagtttttatggatgattttactgtATATGGgagttgttttgatgaatgcctTAAAAACCTAAAGATAATTCTGAGTAGTTGCATAGAATTTAAACTTGTCTTGAATTATGAAAAGTatcattttatggtagacaaaggtttaattctgggacatgttgtttcaTCTAAAGGAATTGAGGTCGATAAGaccaaaatttatattataaattctttGCCTTATCCCTCCACTGTGAGGAAAATTCGTTCTTTCCTTGGCCATGCAGGGTTTTATAGGCGCTTCATAAAAAAATTCTCGAAGGTAGCTGAACCACTGTGTGAGTTGTTGCAGAAGGATAGGAAATTTCAGTTTGACCCAAAATGTAATGAGACATTTGATTCACTCAAGAAAAAGTTAGTCTTCGCTCCTATAGTGCAACCACCAGATTGGAAATACCCATTTAAAATTATGTGCGATGCCAGTGAGCGCAGTGTAGGAGCCGTGTTGGGCTAAAGGATAGACAAAGAACCACATGTCATATGTTATGCCTCGAAAACCCTAGATGCTGCGCAGAGCAACTACACCACTACAGAAAAAGAACTCTTAGCCGTTGTATTTGCTTTAGACAAAATTTGACCTTATTTATTGGGATCTAAAGTAATTATTTTTTCTGATCATGCATCCCTCAGGTACTTGATCTCGAAGAAGGAAGCAAAACTGAGGCTCATTAGTTGGATTTTGCTACTctaagaatttgacatcgagattcAAGACAAAAGGGGATGCGAGAATTTAGTGGCTAGCCACTTAAGCAGAATAAGAGTACCTTTTGATGATGTCCCTATTAAGGAAGAATTCCCTAATGAGAGCCTATTCTTGACCAAGGTACGTCTCCCATGGTATGCAGATACAGTAAACTTTCTAGCCACAGGATCATTACCCACTGAGTTAGCACGTTCTACGAGGTACAAGTTCAGACACAATGCTCGATATTACATTTGAGACGACCCATACTTGTGGAAACACTTTTCAGACCAGATAATATGAAGATGTGTTCCAGAAACTGAGGTAACttctataattaatttttgtCATGCTGAAGATTGCGCaggtcactttggccctaaatAGACCGCTCATAAGATGTTAGAATGTGGGCTATATTGGCCTATAATTTTTTGTGATGCATATAACTTATGTAAGTCTTGTGATAGGTGCCAACATACAGGTAACTTCACTAAATGAAATCAAATGCCCCTTTCCCTGATTCATGTATGCGAAATCTTTTATGTATGGggcatcgatttcatgggcccatttatttcttcatttagAAATGTATATATAATTCTAGCAATAGACTATGTTTTTAAATGGGTAGAAGCAAAGCCTACTCACAATGATAATGCCAAAACTGCTATGGAGTTTTTAAAACGAACTATTTTTTCCAGGTTTAGCACACCTCGATCCCTAATCAGTGGTCGTGGCACCCACTTTGCAATAAGGTCATGGAGGCACTGTTGGTAGAATACGGAGTCCACCACCGTATAGCTACGGCTTACCATCCCTAAACAAACGGTCAAGCTGAGGTCTCAAACAGGGAAATCAAGACTATTTTGGAGAAAATAGTTCGTCCTAACCGAAAGGATTGGAGCCTTCGGCTAAATGACGCACTTTGGGCCTATCGAACTGCGTATAAGGGACTGATTGGTATGACCCCGTATCGACTTGTTTTTGGTAAAGCTTGCCACCTTCTAGTCGAATTGGAACATAAAGCTTATTGGGCCATTCGACAATGTAACATGGAGTTAGAACCCGTAGGAAAGGCAAGGAAATTAGACATCCAAGAGTTAGAAGAAATTCGCAATGATGCCTATGAAAATGCTCACACTTACAAAGACAAGACAAAGTTGTTTCACAAAAAGAGAATAGCTCAGAAGAATTTTTCGGTAGGACAAAAAGTTTTACTTTATAACTCTGTGTTAAAGTTATTCCCAGGTAAGCTTCAATCACGATGGCAAGGACCTTTTATTGTTACTAAAGTGTTTACACATGGAGCAGTTGAAATAGAGAGTGAAGAATCTGGAAAGCGGTTCGTAGTCAATGGCCAACAGTTGAAGccattttatgagaattttcaagcTCACACGGTTGAGAAAATCCATTTGGAACCACCATAGAATCAATAACggcgtcgagctaacgacgttaaacaagcgcttgttgggaggcaacccaatattatttttattttttatttttttctttactttatttattactttattttatttattttacttatttggatattaataaatttttcttcttttgcttagaTAAAACATAGcaaaaatgagaagaaaaccGTTGAGCAACTCTTAGAGCGCATTGAGGCCCAACTTGAAACCTTTGGCCAGCAACTAACCGAGCTCATTGCCATTATATACGATCGACAGAAACAATACAGggagtttttctaaaattttgtacctatttatttcttttcatccacattgaggacaatgtggtTTCAGTAGGGGATGTACTCTTCATTATTACTATCATTTTCTGCTGTGATTTTGGTTGTTGTTGCTGTTGCTGTGATTATTTTTGGCTGGTGTTGCTTCTTGAGGCTCCATTTtgtccatatttatttttttagaacttcctgcctcttttcatgcccaagatttttaCCAAGAATTGCCTACTATTTGACCTACAAGCATGATTCTTGTTTTCTGAGAAAATTATGGATTTTCCATAATTGATGCCGTCTCCACTGTTTTATTCttattaggctaaaaataattgtgattcataaagttaactttatcttgcttttcgtaaaattgatcaagtttaataCAAAGTGGACACTTAATATGTTTGCATGCTAAAATATGTTGATGACTACTAAGGTAattactgaaacttatttttgacacttgattttttttctctaaagtcctcataaaaaaaagttattaataaaatatcatttaatgtTTCCGTGATTATGAGTGCAGCTTAAAAACatgactgactgagtaaccggggtagggtgtttgggttgtcatcctatttcgtgtcaaaaggttgtgtgacgtgttaggtaaaactccgctaaccggaattcatttttaagaacatgttgggctgagtaaccggggtggggtgcttggctgtcatctctcttcgcgtcaaaaggttcgatgtgttcttaagaaaaaattataataaattaggagtttgctgggctgagtaaccggggtggggtgcttggctgtcatctctcttcgcgtcaaaaggtttagTATATTCCTAAagcagaaaaaaaagagaaaaaaaagaaaaaaatataataatttgggGACTAAAGGAGGAAGCAAATAGGGTGTATTGgtaggtttggtaatttacctaattttcattaaataattcaagtcgattctaatttttgtgtgtattaaatggaaaactttttctgttttacttaaagcaagcttagggttttctttatttttcatatgcatttttgactgatttttataaaaatttggagtggtatttcttttatggcagaatctaactttcacagtagataggaaccatacttgagggcaagcatgggctaaatagggggaatttgataacactctagaataacatatttttatttattaattatatatttattctgactatgatcttttatctcatagggactaaatttgaggcaaaagtaaaattaagggccaaaagcgtgaatttagagataaaatgggccaatgtgcgacataaggaaaagttggtgccaaaagtgcaagcatggaggacacaagggttgaaatgcaaaaagaagagattttattctattaaaactctattttaaatatattaggataattaatattgagataattattaaggattatttttaggattttattttatttatctttatttatcttcaattaaatgtatttatcttttaagaatttaagtaggattagactatctcccctagcactataaatagggggtgaagtgactcaaaagagatccatcttttatttttttctgtaaacactctctcccaaaagtctaggcttttgttcttctcatatttcttttcaataaaatctccatttttattttatttattttcttttccaccacaaccatgagccactaaacccatctagccaaaagttgtcaaaaatccccaaaagggctcatgaggcttagaatccgtacttagccttctcaatgagtattcatcgtttctccacaCTACGGGGCTGaccttccgtccatgtcccttaagaagtaagcttttcaacatatgcaaaggcggtcgctttgtatgttttgggaaggttgcacagtcggtctATTAGCTTActacgtcagaggttggcgagcccaagagacaaaatggcgtgggattcgcagTTGAGAatcgttgatctagcataagacgatcccacagaagcgattgttggctagagacAGGTTCCGccaaatcgtaagtctaaatccttggagctagtggttggaggctggaatctcccataagaatttcctttctctcaactctatttttaatttctcaaattttcgatttcaatattcttaattatgtttttattttattttttgtttccagatccaaacctttaattcaattatttttttattttcaagaacgCAGGtttcttgggcaagattctgcCTGGGATTTCACAGAACAAgatattgtgcaaatccagtccctgtggatttgaccctacttcccttttactattctttttcattatttactagggataggatatttttggtgctttcaacgaccgcatcaaattttggcgccgttaaCGGGGACTGGTAatgtactaatcttgttttttgtttcttatgaccagatctgctccaggtACTCTTGCGTTCAATTCAGAAATTGAGAAGACTGCTAGAGCCAATCACATCCCATAGTATTTcaaaattcctaaataccaaatattgcatttatttttaaaaatccttAGTTCGAGGTAGCAAAACGTcacatccagtgagttaggatctAACATTTTGAAATCCCGAAAGGCTTTATTTCAAAACTATAcggttttattataaaataaatatttaactatctaaattcatcgaaaagaattgaagctcagtaagttagggcacaattctctcgagaatcGTGAACACCGAgcattttgaaaatttacgaAATAGAATGATTTAATGCCTGAATGAAACATAATCTTTTAAATCATGTAATGTGATTGACTGATAGTGTATATCCCGAAATGAtaatttgtgaaataaaatgCTCGTTAATGGACAATAAATAAACAAAcgatataaataaacaaaataatctcGCATCATATTGACAATCTTAAGCTAATGGATTAAaagctaattttaaaagaaaCACCATGGTAAATAGCATAAATACAATATAACAAGTTTTATGATATAGAAAAATGAATAGCAGGAAAGAAAGGAAATTagaatcaaataaattatatattaaaataaacggagtaaaaaaaatattatatgaaatgttaaTATGTAAATGAACTTTAAAGTATACTAAAATAggtatattttttaaagaaataaattaaatatatataaagatagatttaaacaaatatatgtattaaagatGTCAACTAAAGAAATTAAGGTTAATGGTTATAATAATGCGAAAGTCATTGTATAGAATAAATATAACTgtacacatatataaaaaatggtCCATATAAAAACGTTTTAatgcaaaatttcaaaacatggaaatatatataaatatgagaaaTATCGCAAATTTTAGCAATGAtagatataataatttaaaaaaacgaTAATACTTGATGAAGATAatgatatatgataattttaaaatatttaatacataaagtaattaaaaaataatacacgAAAATAATTTGGAATAGATAATTTTCATAGTGAATTAAAATAACCTAtagaaaattgatataataagtaaaatagaaaataaataaagcaatttGAAAGTAAAtcttaaaataagaaataaattaaactaaataaaatggatatatatattaaaacagacattatatacaaaaatttaaaataaataagtaaagcaATACACATAGTAAATTACAATGTAATGTAAATTAAAGCAATTTAAGGTAAAGTTCAAGGACTagatcaaaatcaaaacaaatctAGAAGGTAACAAACAGAATTAAAATAAAGGGATGGGCCAAGGTGCAGCAAGCAGGCAACATGGGGGATCATATCGGAAATATTCTGCCTCCCAAAACGCAGCACAGTGACAGAGACCAAAATGAAAGAACTCAAAACAAACAGGGTGAATTAAAAGAATAACAGATGAAATTGAAGTGGAGAGATAAAATCAAGGGATCAAATGCGCAAATAACCCTTACGAACCCAGAACGCGCGGATCTAATCTTGTTCGGGTCGGTCATCGGGTCTCACCCCTAATACGATGTCATTTTGAAACCATAGAAGCAGGTTAAAATAGCGTCGTCGAACAATttgtataaaataaaagaactagACGACCTCAGGCCATTTGAGATAGCTGAAAACCTAGCTGCCAGTTGCTAGGAGACCCAAGCCTCTCTGGCCTTTCGATCTCCGCCAGACTCCGATTACAACGGAGTAAGCGAAATCCAGCCACCAGTAAGTCCTtgttcctttcttttctttttatgcgATTAATGAAACCAGAAAGAAAGAACCCAGAAAAcaactaaaagaaaaaagaaaaatcaccTTAAAAAAACTTAGTCTTTtgcttttgattgatttttttaattttctgatACAATCCTGTAAAAAACTTACAAAGGCTCTTCCTTTTGTTTATaacccaaaaaaagaaaataaaatcaaaataaaatatacaattatCCTTTTCTTTTTACTGCACTATTTTTGTGTGATTTGTAGTTACGGCGTACGGAGGTGCGTGGCGTGGAGGCGTGGTACGTGGCGGTAGCGCACGTGCGAGGGCAGAGGCTGGGTCCTAGTTGCTGCAGCACTGAAGCAATATGTGGCTAGGGTTTCTGGTTCTATTCTGGTGTTGGGCCGTATGGTAGTTTGGCTAGGGATTGTATTTGGGTTTgtaattgggtttgggtttggttAGCTGGGCTAGGTA is a window of Gossypium hirsutum isolate 1008001.06 unplaced genomic scaffold, Gossypium_hirsutum_v2.1 scaffold_666, whole genome shotgun sequence DNA encoding:
- the LOC107902618 gene encoding uncharacterized protein, producing MELEPVGKARKLDIQELEEIRNDAYENAHTYKDKTKLFHKKRIAQKNFSVGQKVLLYNSVLKLFPGKLQSRWQGPFIVTKVFTHGAVEIESEESGKRFVVNGQQLKPFYENFQAHTVEKIHLEPP